A single region of the Polyodon spathula isolate WHYD16114869_AA chromosome 12, ASM1765450v1, whole genome shotgun sequence genome encodes:
- the LOC121323849 gene encoding histone deacetylase complex subunit SAP30L yields MNGFSTEEDSHDGPPVAPFYGQSCCLIEDGERCGRSAGNASFSKRIQKSISQKKLKLDIDKSVRHLYICDFHKNFIQSIRNKRKRKTSDDGGESPDHDAEVPEVDLFQLQVNTLRRYKRHYKIQTRPGLNKAQLAETVSRHFRNIPVNEKETLTYFIYMVKSNKSRLEHKSENSKALE; encoded by the exons ATGAATGGGTTCAGTACCGAGGAGGACAGCCACGACGGCCCTCCTGTTGCCCCGTTTTACGGCCAGAGCTGCTGTCTGATCGAGGACGGGGAGCGCTGTGGCCGATCAGCCGGGAACGCCTCCTTTAGCAAGCGGATCCAGAAAAGCATCTCGCAGAAGAAACTTAAACTGGACATCGACAAAAGC GTGAGGCATCTGTATATCTGTGATTTCCACAAGAACTTCATCCAGAGCATTCGCaacaagagaaagagaaagaccaGCGATGACGGGGGGGAATCTCCAGACCACGATGCAGAAGTGCCAGAG GTTGATTTGTTTCAGCTGCAGGTGAACACACTGCGCCGTTACAAAAGGCATTACAAGATACAGACCAGACCTGGCCTCAACAAAGCTCAGCTGGCGGAG ACTGTGAGTCGCCACTTCAGGAATATCCCTGTGAACGAGAAGGAGACCCTGACCTACTTCATCTACATGGTGAAAAGCAACAAGAGCCGGCTGGAGCACAAATCAGAAAACAGCAAAGCGCTGGAATAA
- the LOC121324704 gene encoding heart- and neural crest derivatives-expressed protein 1-like yields MNLIGSCQHHHMMHESFPFVQRCHQENPYFQSWVLNHAEVSPDFPIQPPYSAEFGVPGPAQDHIQLEALSGRLGKRRGAGPKKERRRTESINSAFAELRECIPNVPADTKLSKIKTLRLATSYIAYLMDVLAKDSHSEETEGFKAEIKKFDNRDTKRKREPSEVHQGSLVNGKKLKGRTGWPQQVWALELNQ; encoded by the exons ATGAATTTAATTGGGAGCTGCCAGCACCACCATATGATGCACGAATCGTTTCCATTCGTCCAGCGCTGTCACCAGGAGAACCCTTATTTCCAGAGCTGGGTACTGAACCACGCAGAGGTCTCCCCGGACTTTCCGATCCAGCCTCCCTACAGCGCGGAGTTCGGGGTTCCGGGTCCTGCGCAGGATCACATTCAGTTGGAAGCACTTTCGGGGCGGCTGGGGAAGAGGAGAGGAGCCGGTCCTAAGAAGGAAAGGCGGAGGACTGAGAGCATTAACAGCGCGTTTGCAGAATTAAGGGAATGCATTCCAAACGTGCCCGCGGACACCAAACTGTCAAAAATCAAAACCTTAAGACTCGCCACCAGTTATATTGCCTACCTAATGGACGTGCTCGCCAAGGACTCTCATTCCGAGGAAACGGAGGGCTTTAAGGCTGAAATCAAGAAATTCGACAACAGAGACACGAAAAGAAAACGAGAACCG AGCGAAGTCCATCAGGGATCGCTGGTGAACGGAAAGAAGTTGAAAGGCAGGACGGGCTGGCCTCAGCAAGTCTGGGCTCTGGAACTGAACCAGTGA